From Danio aesculapii chromosome 18, fDanAes4.1, whole genome shotgun sequence, a single genomic window includes:
- the lysmd2 gene encoding lysM and putative peptidoglycan-binding domain-containing protein 2 yields the protein MAEFSPVLPLLRDDGGGGRYGQPLFPRSRSGSESDSELSQSLARTKTRSYGSTASVTAPLGEKYIEHRVTDGETLQGIALKYGVTMEQIKRVNKLFSNDCIFLRNTLSIPVKSEKRSLFNGLSLESPDSEGNTPQESPCVSQDVDAPSPPPEPFVPEPNTRPVQAEELSAKDYLHRLDLQIKQSKQAARKLKEDGGREEDDTNSYQEI from the exons ATGGCGGAGTTTTCTCCGGTGCTGCCTCTGTTGCGGGATGATGGAGGAGGGGGACGGTATGGACAGCCGCTGTTCCCCAGATCCCGTTCCGGTTCGGAGTCCGACAGTGAATTGTCGCAGAGTTTGGCCCGTACAAAGACGCGCTCGTACGGCAGCACCGCGAGCGTCACCGCGCCTTTAGGAGAGAAATACATAGAGCATCGCGTAACGGATGGGGAGACGCTGCAGGGAATAGCACTCAAATATGGTGTTACG ATGGAGCAAATCAAAAGAGTCAATAAATTATTCAGCAATGACTGCATATTCCTGCGAAACACGCTCAGTATTCCAGTTAAGTCAGAAAAACGCTCTCTCTTTAATGGACTGTCTCTGGAATCGCCCGACAGTGAGGGAAACACACCTCAGGAGTCGCCGTGTGTGAGTCAGGATGTGGACGCTCCATCGCCCCCACCAGAACCATTCGTCCCAGAGCCCAACACCCGGCCCGTGCAGGCGGAGGAGCTGTCCGCTAAAGACTACTTACACCGGCTGGACTTGCAGATCAAACAGTCCAAGCAAGCCGCTCGCAAACTGAAAGAGGATGGTGGGAG AGAGGAAGATGACACAAACTCATATCAGGAGATCTGA